A stretch of Triticum aestivum cultivar Chinese Spring chromosome 1D, IWGSC CS RefSeq v2.1, whole genome shotgun sequence DNA encodes these proteins:
- the LOC123177365 gene encoding major pollen allergen Lol p 11, which produces MARCMPLLASMLLLALAGVASADKAPEGGFIVTGRVYCDPCRAGFETNVSKNVEGATVAMDCRPFGGGESKLKAEATTDNKGWYKIEIDQDHQDEICEVVLTKSPDPSCAEIEEFRDRARVPLTSNNGMKQQGTRFANPIAFFPKEPRKECGGILQAYDLKDAPENP; this is translated from the exons ATGGCGCGGTGCATGCCCCTCCTCGCTTCCATGCTGCTGCTGGccctcgccggcgtcgcctccgccgACAAGGCCCCCGAGGGCGGCTTCATCGTCACCGGCCGCGTCTACTGCGACCCCTGCCGCGCCGGCTTCGAGACCAACGTCTCCAAAAACGTCGAAG gggcGACGGTGGCGATGGACTGCCGGCCGTTCGGCGGCGGCGAGAGCAAGCTCAAGGCGGAGGCGACGACGGACAACAAGGGGTGGTACAAGATCGAGATCGACCAGGACCACCAGGACGAGATCTGCGAGGTGGTGCTGACCAAGAGCCCCGATCCGTCGTGCGCCGAGATCGAGGAGTTCCGCGACCGCGCGCGCGTCCCGCTCACCAGCAACAACGGCATGAAGCAGCAGGGCACCCGCTTCGCCAACCCCATCGCCTTCTTCCCCAAGGAGCCGCGCAAGGAGTGCGGCGGCATCCTCCAGGCCTACGACCTCAAGGACGCACCCGAGAACCCATGA
- the LOC123177378 gene encoding uncharacterized protein — protein sequence MGNTGSRSPASLGKSHVPDLEWKIHDFSALLETGAKSAKSSHFHYSGYKWFLKVIPMHKKPGAETPYVSLCLKLGSKTLEPCDTVNAVFELSVYNRAKRVYCGRRASHNFDLNNTLSKNECLIPLQELLKSSAFLVDDSCVFGVKILEIKLFSTEKKAAVVPKKVTTVQNLFIQKKGLIKGTYTWIMDNYHELDSKYFVCSPTFEVGGHKWHVGMYPHGRRNITNHVSLFLYLESSDKLCDESGKVVELTLSILDQKNGKHSTITSGLLVFGGESSRGWSKFLTVKKFKNPSRGYVVGSRCVVKTDFTIVGSSNDG from the exons ATGGGCAACACCGGGAGTAGAT CTCCTGCAAGCTTAGGAAAATCTCATGTTCCAGATTTAGAATGGAAAATTCATGACTTCTCAGCCCTACTTGAGACAGGAGCTAAGTCAGCAAAATCTTCTCATTTTCACTACTCCGGGTACAAGTG GTTCCTGAAAGTGATACCAATGCATAAAAAACCTGGCGCTGAAACTCCATATGTTAGTCTTTGTCTTAAGCTAGGCTCGAAAACCCTGGAGCCGTGTGACACGGTAAATGCGGTGTTTGAGTTATCAGTATACAATCGTGCAAAGAGGGTGTATTGTGGACGCAGAG CTAGCCACAACTTTGATTTGAACAATACACTCTCGAAGAATGAATGTTTGATCCCTCTTCAGGAGCTACTAAAATCATCTgcttttctagttgatgatagctgTGTCTTTGGTGTTAAGATATTGGAAATTAAATTATTTTCTACTGAAAAGAAGGCTGCTGTGGTTCCGAAGAAGGTTACCACAGTACAGAACCTTTTTATCCAGAAGAAAGGGCTCATCAAAGGGACCTACACCTGGATCATGGACAACTACCACGAATTGGACTCGAAGTACTTTGTTTGTTCTCCTACATTCGAAGTTGGTGGACATAAATG GCATGTTGGTATGTATCCGCATGGTCGCAGAAACATCACCAACCATGTCTCCTTGTTCTTATACCTGGAGTCCTCGGATAAGCTCTGTGACGAGTCTGGGAAGGTAGTTGAATTGACTCTATCCATCCTGGACCAAAAGAACGGGAAACACTCCACCATAACTTCAG GTCTCTTGGTGTTTGGAGGTGAAAGCAGCCGGGGATGGTCCAAGTTCCTTACAGTAAAAAAATTCAAGAATCCGTCGAGAGGCTATGTTGTAGGATCAAGATGTGTCGTCAAGACAGATTTCACTATCGTTGGCTCATCCAATGATGGATAG